TTATCACAGTGTCTGTGTCGGTCCTAGCAATATTGCTCCTGGTGCAAAAGGTCCATGTATATGAATCATTGCGACGAAGCCAATCTGATGAATCATTTGCCCCAGTAGCTAGTAGGACATCTGCAACAGATATATAGTGGGCTGCAACAGTGAAACATGGGGTTCCATCCAAAGCACATTGAAATCTATACATATCTACATATAAATTAATTGTAATAATTGTACAAAACCAATTCCACGTTGATTCATGGGCACGTGTATTCGCTCACTTGCAACAGTACCAGCAGTTCCATTCAAAACTACAGTTCCATCCACATGCAACAGAGCCGAAAGTGGGGTGCCAGACAGTCCTACAACCGTGCCATAGCATTTCAAAATTATCTAAATTGGATATATAGTGGGTTGCAATTTCACATTGAAACATGGAATTCCATCCGAAGCACATTGAAATCTATTCTTCTATACATATAAATTAACTGTAATCATTGGACAAACCAGTTTCGTATTGACTCATGGGCATGTGTATTTGCTCACTTGCACCAACACCAGCAGCTCCATTCAAAACCGCAGTTCCATCCAAATGCAATAGATCTGAGTGTGGGGTGCCTAACAGTCCTATCACCATGCCATAGCATTAATCattctttcaagaagaaaagTATATAAGAAATAGGACTAACCTGCAGTTCCAGCAATGTGGATCACCGCCGACTTCGGTGTGTCCACCAAACATGGAATTCCATCAGCATGTAACAATGCCGACTGGGGTGTATCCGTCAATCCTGACATCAATAACTTTCATAATTTATGTATCACACAGTATTTGGCATATAACTTTCACAAATTATCTAGCAACATGTAACGAACCTACAGATTGCTTCTCTGCCTTCTTTCGATCAtagttttcccttttctttgcaTTAAGTTTTGCCTTCTTATCTGGCGGCATATTCGCATAACGATCTCTAGCTTTTTGACGCCTAACGTTTCTTAGATCATCATCTAAGAAACAGACGTGCACACATACATCTAAGAATTAGTTTTCCAGATATTGTAATTGAATCAACTAATATGTTGTGGCACTCACCGTCTTCAAGAACTCTTGTCCTTTTTTTAGAACCAAAATCTTGATTCTGTGCGTTGGTTATGTCCCCAAGCGGAACACTCTGGTCGTTGGAGTCGCGGTGCGCCGTCGATGTAGACTGTGGTCGTCGTCGTGGTTGCACCGTCCAGTGTGATCGCGGCGTCGGATGTGGTCGGCGTGATTGGTCGTGGCGTCAATGTAGAGCGTGGTCGTCCGGTGTCCGGTGTCCGTTCTTGTCGTGGCGTCGACGTAGACTCGCGCTGTCCGGCGTGGTCACGGCAATTGGACGTGAAGCCATCGGTACGTGATCAGAACACGCAAAAAGAAATTCATCAGTATGGTTTATACCTTCCAAACAGCGTCGTCTGAGCAGCCGCCGTCGGGATCTGTGCCGGGCGTCGGGCGCGGCGAAAGTGCCAGCGAGCGTCACGCACGGCGATGACCAGGACAAAGGAGGGCCAGCGCGCGAGCCGTCGAAGCAGAGGTCGTCGGAGCAGCGCTCGTCGGGAGTCAGGGCAGTCAAGAGCCGTGGCCGTCGGAGCAGCCGCCGTCGGGATCGAGTGCCGGCCGTCGAGCGCGGCGAGTCGTCGGGTGCGCGCGGCGAGCGTGAGCCCGTCGGGATCGAGTGCCGTCCGTCGGGCGCGGTGAGCGAGGGTGGCGAGTGCGCGGCGAGCCGTTGGgtgcgcgcggcgagcgggcaCGGCGAGCGAGCGGTGAGCGCGCGTGCGGCGAGCGAGCGTGTGGCGATGATTCAGGCGCGCGACCGCGCGTGGTGCTCACCTTCCAAACTGATCAACGTGATTTATTGCTCACCTTGCAAATTGCTGATTTGTTGCTCgccttttaaaaataaaaactgATCAACGCGGATCATTGACGGGGCACCTTCCAAATTGCTGATTTGTTGCTTGCCTTCCAAAAATAAAAACTATTCAACGCGGATCAGGGAGGGGCACCTTCCAAATTGCCGATTTGTTGCTTGCCTTCCAAAAATCAAAACTGATCAACGCGGATTAGGGAGGGGCGCGACCAATGAGGGGGCGGGTACAGCAGGGAGGGCGGGTATGGAATGGCGGGGTGAGAAAAACTTTTTAGTTTTGGTGGAATCATTCTCCATCACTCAGTTTTTTCAGTCTGCCAGGTGCTGTCAAACATTTTCGCCTTACCTGTGGGCCAACATGAAGTGTTTTGTGAGAAGGTGGGTAGACTAATTGTTGATGATAATTGTATTCaaatgtttcaacttttatagtatagattattTTCTGGGTAAATACTATATTATGTTATTACTTACTCCCTCGTTTTTAGTAAAAGTATTAAATTTAAGAGAGTCAGACCTCATAAATTTTGACCAACAGATagtaaaaaaaaacatgcatatgTGCATGGAATTCGTAGCAGTtgataatactccctccgttcctaattatagatcgtttgattttttttacaccaagtttgaccactcgtcttattcaaaaaatttatgaaaatataATCAAATTTAACtcattcttgaagaacttgtattgatgAAGTAAGCCACAACAAAATAATTGATATTTTGCactaatttttgaataagacgaatggtcaaacTTGGAgtgaaaaaagtcaaacgacctataattgaacggagggagtacattctAACAGAACTGATGGTCACAATATAGTACTAGAGACTTTGTAAAATACTAATGCGCATATTAAAAACAGATGGGGGATACAATTTTGCCACAAGTTAATGAGTTAAAATTCATTGCAAATGCATACTGTTCACACCAAAGTTGAGGCATTGAAAATCTCTGGTCGTTATGGCTTGGGTATAGAGAGGGAATCCAAGGTTTCAGCATCTCATTAAACTCGGCATTGGAGAATGCAGTCAACGAGTGAAAGATGTCTGTTCTCTCCGGTTCGGTGTGTGCTCTTTCTCTTTCACTCTCTCTCCGCAAGCTTTATTCAAAGCAAGACACTATCAAAATCTGCAAACGATGGATGATGAAATCGGGAGCGTATCGGACGGCTCTGAGTAGCGCTTGCAGCGCAGCTCACAACAGCGAGGCGAGTTTTCTGCTGGGGACCCTACACATGTGTACCTCTAGCTAGCCAGCAACATGTGTACGCATAGAAAAACATGTTTTGTTTTCTACGGAATCCATGACAGCGCTTTGGGGTCCGGTGTCAGAGTGCAATTAAGAGGCTCcgaccactactacaaaaacagccttttgtcccggttccatatggccatttgtcccggttttggaaccgggattcggccgccgggacaaaagcgctggaggcttttgtcccgggtggtagaaccggaACAAAATGTCCCTCGtgctaaaaaatatttgcgccctgcgggattggaacccaagacctattgcctagcgcatggcctgcttgccaactcacctaagtagtacatgtgactcagtaaagaataactcccttttgaactatcacgtagaggggccttttgtcccggttggtggctccacccgggacaaaaagggtcttttgtcccggttggtaccaccaaccgggataaaagggtcacccttttgtccgggttggtgttaccaaccgggataaaaagggttggaccttttgtcccgggtggagccaccaaccgggacaaaaggggggccttttgtcccggttggtggctccacccgggacaaaaggcccctgtcccccccgctcctttggacccgggacaaaagccaccttttgtcccgggtccaaaggtaaccgggacaaatgacctggaacaaaagcctattctgtagtagtggaccATTTGATTCTGTCTGTTCTTCTTCGATGGCTGAGTTGTTCATCGAACCCTATGTCAGACAGCTTAGCTAGCTTGCATTCTGTCCAAACAATAGTTTACTCCTACATATGCTgccaatatattttattttttggttGAGCATAGTAGATGGTGATCAGTACCACTGGTCCTAGCCAAGCAATCAACAACCCTAAACTGAATAATCTTTGAACAAGTGAGAAAGAAGGCTTTGTTTTCTTTATATGAGTAAAAAAACAGAATTGATAGAGAGAGAAAGATTGTTACATGTACAGCCCTTGAATAATATAGCTTGAGCACAATTCAAGATCCAACAAACGGTTGAAATCACTTGATTATGAAACTCCACAAATGTTCTAGATGGTGTTTTAACATGGTTAAACAGGTTTTATGTCATCCCCTGTTTCCAATAATATTTGTCAAGACCAAAAAGATTTTCCACTTTCCAGCATGCATTACATTGTTAGGGCCGTGGAAATATTCAAAGTAATGACAAAGAAACTAAAATAAACCAAGACTATGTGTATCAATAGTTCAATACGCGTCATGCAAAAGCTTCCACAATCTAGGAGATATATAGTACTTCGACATTTAAGTTTGTCAATGGAGATGTCATGTCACAATTAATATAGTTCAGTTTCGTCAACTTAGTGTACTAGTGGTGCAGAGAACAACAAACCTAAATGCCAAAGGAAACCAAAAGAGCCACAGTCATGCATGGTATCAAAATTATTTACCAAAATTTCATGGATTATGGTGGCCCTGAATGAaagaaacacaaatcaaaattcGGTATTAGCTAGCTTTGCGTCTATGCTTTGGTGCAAACATTGCATATTATATTGGCCTCTTACTCACATTCGCTTTTTGTTTTTGTCTCATAAATTTTTCCTAATTAATATACCATGGATACACGCTACACAAAAgtggataaataaataatgtATATATTGTAGAAATCTGCATGATATCCCCCCTACCCGCACACACGCAaatgagaaaaaagaaaacaaaattcAAAACTATGGATATTGTATATAATTTCAAATATATATTAAACATATATATACCTTCAATCATAAATCAtaatgatggagaacttgctacAAACATTTCTACTGTTGGACGACTGCTACAAGAATTTAAATATATCTTGCACTTACACGCATATATGTAATCCGCTCAAGGTGGAGCTACATGATGTCCTAGGGCTAGCTATATATGTTAATCGGGAATTCACCACGGATTAAAATGCAAAATATTAATCGGGGGAAGAGATGAGGTCACGAGGAGACGTAGTGCCCACGTGAATGTCTCCCAAACAAACATTCACGTCGAGCCTTCCTCGATCTATATATATCTCCATCGCCCTGTTCGATTTCTATAGGGTTAGGTTTGCTATTGGTAGTGCCAcccagggttaaccatttcgttttccgatgaaatcccggtgtttagcggaaacgaaatttcgttccgaaatttcggtggaTTTCGGTGGATTTTGGACGAAATTTattgaattttgatttttgaaatgaaatatatcaaaaaataccgaaatttcgaatcccggtaactagcggaaacgaaaaaaACCGAAATTTCAGCGAAATTCCGCCGAAAAGGAAACCCTGGTGCCACCACCCTAGCTCCGATCCTCTCGTGCTTGCAAGCTCGGTAATTATTGTGGTTGGACTCTTCCTCTCACTATCTGCTCGAAGTTTGCGTAAAGAAATGGGGCCAAGGAATCGTGTCAGGCCTTGGTCAAACTGCATGCATGGCGACGTGAGAAGCACACCATGACAAGCACATCTATGTCTATTTCTACTGCTCCCATGCGAGGGCTAGTTTTAAAAGTTTGTAACTTAGGGCATGGAATTATAGTTCAAAGGTTAAACATGCATTGGCACTAGCTAAAAACTCGATCCACATGTTCATGACCAACTTTGTTTTTTGGGCTATGCATATGTACATATGTACATGTGTTCAAAGGTTAAACTATGCATATGTGCAACCTTCCTTTGTATTTGTTCAGAAAGCATATATGTTTGGCTCATTACCAAGACAATAAAACTCATCATCAAGTTCTGAAACCAAATATACTGGCTTGGTATGCGTATCAATAATAAACACACTATTTGGCTCATTACGGCCAAGATAAGACAAGAAATGGACTTTGTCTATATATGTGTCTGCTCTACCCCCTGAGCTTAGTCTTAATCAACTCAACCCAACAAACTGATCTGACCTTGGTGCGTTAGACCCTTCCAAATTGTAATTAATGGCGCCAGAGACAAAGAAAGTGCAATGTCGACAACATATATTTGCTCCGGTTAATTAGGTCCCAACAAGTCGATCTGATTTTCTATGCATCGATGCTTCATCTCGTGCAGTGCACATGATGGGCTCTGTAAACTAGTTGAGCAAACGAATCTAGTTGCAGGTGTTGCTTCAACTTGCAATCTCTGCGAAATTATTTGAATCATTAATGCAGTTCTGAGATCAGTTGTACTGGTTGATTCTCTTCGTTAACAAACTGAACTAGTACGTGTACTTCTGTCTTGAGTAATAATTACTTGATTTATATAACTGAAAAACCATTTTGCTTCCCGGCGAGTGATACTATTTCCTTTTACTTATTTTTATGAAGCTAACTTCAATAATTATAAACTTTGGGTACAAATTGAGATCTATTCTATTAAAACTCAACGATTATAATTTGTTGAGTTTTAGTAGCTTCCAGGGGGGTATACGCTAAAAAGACTAGCTACTAAGTTTTTCCAACAGTTTCTTTGAAGGTGGCCAGCAATTTCTATTACGACATTTGTCACCTACTACCTGCTATTAAACAATGAGCAATGATTTATTGATGTATATATATTGTTGGTGATTTGGTAAAACTATTTGAAAATATTATTACCAATTACACTAGGAATGCTACGGTAGAGAGCAGTTATTAACAAATCTCACGGTTGGAAATTTTTGAAATACACCATGTGTTAAGCTGAGCAGATTTTCTGGGCATCCCAAAACCAGCTGCCCGATTAGGCCAGTATCAATGGGATTTCTCGACTTTTGCCGACGTGGAAAGCTCATTAtgaagagagaaaaaggaaagagtTTGATCCCTATGAAACCTAGCGGGAAGTACCAAGCCCCATAAACATAATGAAAATATTATTGTTTCGTTGCATGATCCATTTCATCACAATGTCATATAAGAATTAAATGTTTCAGCCTATCC
The nucleotide sequence above comes from Panicum virgatum strain AP13 chromosome 3K, P.virgatum_v5, whole genome shotgun sequence. Encoded proteins:
- the LOC120701428 gene encoding uncharacterized protein LOC120701428, whose product is MPPDKKAKLNAKKRENYDRKKAEKQSVGLTDTPQSALLHADGIPCLVDTPKSAVIHIAGTAGLLGTPHSDLLHLDGTAVLNGAAGVGASEQIHMPMSQYETGLSNDYS